Proteins encoded together in one Solanum lycopersicum chromosome 7, SLM_r2.1 window:
- the LOC101266011 gene encoding uncharacterized protein codes for MDLSYVQQCSKTKSLLHNVDYDESKANNSGQIAQWGVIVEKTCVLCKNDDENAEHLFMQCNFARRMWIEQQGNVPVTWEQFKKWCILHGKGKSSASQMFKIILAEGIYGLWMERNRRIFEHKSKNEDQIVKEIAYVTIARNPSRMKEIVSQWTFM; via the coding sequence ATGGACTTGTCTTATGTTCAACAATGCAGCAAGACCAAAAGCTTACTTCACAATGTGGATTATGATGAATCAAAGGCTAATAACAGTGGACAGATTGCTCAGTGGGGAGTTATAGTAGAGAAGACATGTGTGCTATGCAAGAATGATGATGAAAATGCAGAACATCTGTTTATGCAATGTAACTTTGCTAGAAGAATGTGGATAGAGCAACAAGGTAATGTTCCGGTGACATGGGAGCAGTTTAAGAAGTGGTGTATCCTTCATGGAAAAGGGAAGAGCTCAGCATCACAAATGTTCAAGATTATATTGGCTGAAGGTATCTATGGATTGTGGATGGAGAGAAATAGAAGGATCTTTGAGCACAAGAGCAAAAATGAGGATCAAATAGTTAAAGAGATAGCCTATGTAACTATTGCTAGAAATCCTTCTAGAATGAAGGAAATTGTAAGTCAATGGACATTTATGTAA
- the LOC104645239 gene encoding uncharacterized protein, with the protein MSVQQSVEQVQQQQRKNKGVIRQLYEHMKGEHQKPEWDNLMFSNAARPKAYFTMWIMLNQRLMTVDRLAQWGIEVEKICVMCKREEETAEHLFIQCNYARRMWDRLLSSIERHTQVPMTWEQLVQWTIMHGKGKRSAAKMFKTVLAEGVYGLWKERNSRIFEHKSRNEEQLVNEIVYITIVRTNHLAVK; encoded by the coding sequence ATGAGTGTTCAACAAAGTGTGGAGCAAGTCCAGCAGCAACAAAGGAAGAATAAAGGGGTGATTAGACAACTGTATGAACACATGAAAGGGGAACATCAAAAGCCAGAGTGGGACAACCTTATGTTCAGCAATGCTGCAAGACCCAAAGCTTACTTCACAATGTGGATCATGCTGAATCAAAGGCTGATGACAGTAGATAGGCTAGCTCAGTGGGGAATTGAAGTAGAGAAGATATGTGTGATGTGTAAAAGGGAAGAAGAAACTGCAGAGCACCTGTTTATCCAATGTAATTATGCAAGAAGAATGTGGGATAGATTGTTAAGCTCAATAGAGAGACATACTCAAGTGCCAATGACTTGGGAGCAACTTGTACAATGGACCATTATGCATGGGAAAGGGAAGAGGTCAGCTGCGAAAATGTTCAAGACTGTGCTTGCTGAAGGAGTCTATGGATTGTGGAAAGAGAGAAATAGTAGAATCTTTGAACACAAGAGTAGAAATGAGGAACAACTAGTTAACGAGATAGTCTACATTACTATTGTTAGAACTAATCATTTGGCAGTTAAGTAG
- the LOC101265418 gene encoding uncharacterized protein, which produces MRKHASWILQKVMNAQLIVEQVQQVQGNGKGIIRKLYCHMKAEQHRSAWTCLMFNNAARPKAFFTVWIMMNQKLATVDRFAPWGVDRLAQWAVAVDKTCVLCKNADENVEHLFMQCNFARKLWGRLLSWIEHQSTVPLIWEQFLQWCIQHGKGKSSAAQMFKIVLTEGIYGLWMERNSRIF; this is translated from the coding sequence ATGAGGAAACATGCAAGCTGGATTCTACAGAAAGTAATGAATGCACAGCTAATTGTGGAGCAGGTTCAGCAAGTACAAGGCAATGGTAAAGGGATAATCAGGAAACTTTATTGTCACATGAAAGCAGAACAACACAGGTCAGCATGGACTTGTCTTATGTTCAACAATGCAGCAAGACCAAAAGCTTTCTTTACAGTGTGGATCATGATGAATCAAAAGCTAGCAACTGTAGACAGATTTGCTCCATGGGGAGTAGACAGATTGGCTCAATGGGCAGTAGCAGTAGATAAGACTTGTGTGTTATGCAAGAATGCTGATGAGAATGTAGAGCATTTGTTTATGCAATGCAACTTTGCCAGAAAACTGTGGGGGAGGCTGCTAAGCTGGATAGAACATCAAAGTACTGTTCCATTGATATGGGAGCAATTTCTACAGTGGTGTATTCAACATGGAAAAGGGAAGAGTTCAGCAGCACAAATGTTCAAGATAGTATTGACTGAAGGAATCTATGGCTTGTGGATGGAGAGAAATAGTAGAATTTTTTAG